The Nostoc sp. 'Lobaria pulmonaria (5183) cyanobiont' DNA window GGTTCCGGTGCAAACTGAATTAACTTAATTTCACCCTTACCAATCCCAATCATCACAACTTCCACATCCGGCTTGTGATTCTCAACAATTCCCAAAATTTCCTGAAGCCGATTATCAACCTTATTATTTAAATTCTCTATCTGTTCTTTCGGACAATAAACAAAATGCGGCGTTGGTTGCAAATCAATACCAACAGTACCCTGACTGTCACCATTTGCTAACCACAATCCCCAAAAAAGCGCCGCCAATTCTTGCTGATTTGCTTTGACAAACTTATCCAACTGGCGACGCCACTTGTTATCACCTGGTTCTGGTTGACTATTACCAAAAAACATAAATAATTTGTAATTCGTAATGACGCTCGTGGACTCGCTAACGTAATTAAGACAGAGAGAAGGGGCGAAAGTTATCTTAAGCCTGATTGTACACGCCAGAGGCCGGAATAAATACCGTCTTTCTCCAGCAATTGCTCATGGGTTCCCGACTCTACTAATTTCCCATGTTCCATAACATAAATGCAATCGGCATTGCGGATGGTGGAAAGACGATGAGCGATCGCAATTGTAGTTCTATCGACTGTAATCCGTTCTAGCGATCGCTGGATTGCCGCTTCTGTCTCATTATCTACTGCCGAGGTAGCCTCATCTAAAATCAGAATTGGGGGATTTTTTAAGACTGCACGGGCGATCGCAATCCGTTGTCTTTGTCCACCAGATAACTTTTGTCCTCTTTCCCCCACAATTGTCTCATAACCTTCGGGCAATTCAACAATAAATTCGTGCGCTTCGGCTATCTTCGCCGCCGTGAGGATTTCTTGCTCTGTAGTCTCAAAGCTACCATAAGCAATATTCTCCGCTACCGTGCCATGAAATAGAAAGACATCTTGACTCACCAAACCGATGCAGCGGCGTAAATCTTGCAAATTTAAACTTTGCAAATCAATACCATCGAGAGTAATGCTTCCAGTTTGTACCTCGTACAACCGCAATAAAAGTTTGACTAAAGTACTTTTACCCGAACCAGTAGAACCGACAATTGCAATGGTTTTTCCCGCCGGAATATCCAAAGACAGATTTTTAATCACTGGAAATCTATCTTTATAGGCAAAATAAACATTTTTAAATTGTACTTCACCGCGCACTTCATTCACAGGTAACGCCACATTACCTGTATGAATGGCAATAGGAGTATCCAACAAATTCATAACTCGATTAGTAGAAGCCATTGCTCTTTGATATTGGTCAAATGTTTCGCCTAATCTAGTTAAAGGCCACAGCAAGCGCTGGATTAAAAATACTAATACGCTGTAAGTACCTACAGACATTGTTCCAGAAACCGCTGCCATCCCGCCATACAAAAGTAATGCCGTGAACCCCACCAAAATTAGCATCCGAATTAACGGCACAAAAGCAGCAGAAAGAGTAATTGCCTTTCTATTACTGCGGCGATAAGCGTCACTATCTAATTCCAAACGAGAGGCTTCATAAGCTTCAGATGTGAAGCTTTTAATAGTAGTGATTCCGCTGATATTATTTGACAAACGCGAATTGAGAAAACCTACTTTTTCTCGCACATCAGCGTAGCGAGGCGCAAGTAGTCGTTGGTAGGCAAAAGAACCCCAAAGGATAAATGGCATCGGTGACAAAGCCATCCACGCTACACTAGGAGCCAAAATAAAGAAAGCAGCGCCAATAATTAGAACAGTTGCGGAAACTTGGATGATATCATTTGCTCCCCCATCCAAAAACCGCTCTAATTGGTTAATATCATCACTGAGGATAGACATTAAACCGCCAGTACTGCGTTCTTCAAAATAAGCCAATTCCAACTCTTGCAAATGTTTGTATGCATCCAAACGCAAGTCATGCTGAATATTCTGAGCCAAATTCCGCCAAAGTCGAGCGTAGGCGTACTCAAAAACAGATTCTAGTATCCAAATGATCACAGTCAGGAAGGAAATAATCAAAAATTGTTCAAAGACATCCCGTACCCCTAACTGTGCAATTATGGAATCTTGTTGCTTGACTACCACATCCACCGCCACGCCAATTAAGCCGGGTGGTGCTAAGTCGAAAAATTTATTGAGGATAGAATAAGTAGTCGCCAGCCAAATTTGTTTACGATACTGGTGTCCATACTCAAGCAAACGCTGGAGAGGATGCGTTGAATGTTTACGCCTTCTTGATGCCCGATGAGATTTTAATACAGTAGCCACGGTTTTTTGCGGTTTCGTGTGACTGATATTACCACGGAACAAAGTCTTGAGTCCTAAGTCCTGAGTCTGAAGATTGATTTAGACAGAACTAATGAGAACTGTATTCGATGTACCAAATTCAAAGGCGAATAGCCGCCGATCGAGAACGAGAACATCTTGCTAGAAGAAAGAAAAGTTGTTAGGAAAGCCTTAAATAATACTCAAAGAAGAAACAAAAGCAAAAAGGTGAGAAAAAACCCACCTCCTAAGAATCGATATGATAGAAAAGTAAACAAAATTTAAAAATTATTTATCGAATGGTAGATCAATTATCTGGCTTGTCCAAGGTCAAAGACTCAATAACACAAAAACTCTTCTTGGGTAATGAACCAAATGCGGAGTTAATTGCAATTCTCACCGTTTACTTTGTCCAAGGAATTTTAGGGCTATCGCGTCTAGCCGTTAGCTTTTTTCTCAAAGATGAACTACTCCTGAGTCCAGTCCAGGTATCGGCGCTATTGGGAATTGTCTTCCTACCTTGGATGATCAAGCCGGTGTTTGGTTTTATCTCTGATGGCTTACCTATATTTGGCTATCGTCGCCGTCCTTACTTGATTTTATCCGGGATATTGGGAACTGCTTCTTGGATCAGTTTGGCCACAATAGTTCATACTAGCTGGGCAGCTACATTAGCGATCGCTCTAGGTTCTCTCTCCGTCGCCATGAGTGATGTTATCGTTGACTCGCTGGTTGTGGAACGAGCCAGAGGCGAATCGCAAGCAAAAGCCGGTTCACTACAATCTCTGTGCTGGGGTGCTTCGGCGATCGGAGGTTTAATAACAGCCTACTTTAGCGGTCTGCTGCTCCAATACTTTACTACCCGTACCGTCTTTGGGATTACCGCTTTATTTCCTCTGATCGTTTCAGGGGTGGCTTGGTTAATTGCTGAGTCCCCTGTTAGCAAAGATGCTCAAGATAGTAATCAGACCAACTCTTTACCAATCAAACATCAACTGGGGCAGCTACGCCAAGCCATTAGCCAAAAAACAATTTGGCTACCAACAGCGTTTATCTTCATCTGGCAAGCTACCCCAAATGCTGACTCAGCCTTTTTCTACTTTACTACCAACGAACTCCACTTTGAACCAGAATTTTTGGGGCGAGTAAACTTGGTGGGAAGTTTCGCTTCTTTAGCAGGTGTTTGGATTTTTCAACGTTTCCTCAAAAGCATCCCTTTTCGGGTGATTTTTGCTTGGAGTACTGTCCTTTCGTCAATTTTGGGGATGACAATGCTGTTGTTGGTGACTCACACAAACAGACTATTGGGTATAGATGACCACTGGTTTAGTTTGGGTGATAGCCTGATTCTGACTGTGATGGGGAAAATTGCCTTTATGCAAGTGATGGTGCTAGCAGCAAGGCTTTGTCCCTCTGGTGTGGAAGCGACGTTATTTGCCTTGTTAATGTCAGTGTTTAATTCAGCCGGAACGGTTTCCCATGCATTCGGGGCATTAATCACCTATTGGCTGGGGATCACCGCAACAAACTTTGACTCACTTTGGCTCTTGGTGGTAATTACTAACCTCAGCACGCTGTTACCCCTACCATTTATCAAATGGCTACCTGCTGCTGATGAGCAAACTGAGACACTCAAAAATGAGGAAAAATCATTTTCGCCTGATTTGATGTCTGAGTTGGTACTGAGAGAACCAAAGTCAGAAATATTAGAATAGTGTAATACAGCAGTTTTCAAGTAAATGAGGTAAAAAGTGCAGGACTCATGCATTAGACATAAAGAGTTTCTACTTCTTTTCTCCTGCCCCCTGCCCGATCCCCTATTTGGATGAAACCATTTTTTCGCTGGCAATAATATGTAAATCGATGTTTTTGAGCAAGCGCACCAATTTTTGCGTCAAAGATCCTTTGAGGAGCATTTGCCAGCGCGATCGCTGACTCTCACCAATTACAATTTGGGTAATCCGATATTTCTCGGCGACTTGGGCGATCGCATTGGCGATGTTACCGTTAGTAACACGAACAAAAGTACCTTCAAATTCTTTACAAAGTTTCTCACAAGTATGGATGTGTAAACTTT harbors:
- a CDS encoding ABC transporter ATP-binding protein; the encoded protein is MATVLKSHRASRRRKHSTHPLQRLLEYGHQYRKQIWLATTYSILNKFFDLAPPGLIGVAVDVVVKQQDSIIAQLGVRDVFEQFLIISFLTVIIWILESVFEYAYARLWRNLAQNIQHDLRLDAYKHLQELELAYFEERSTGGLMSILSDDINQLERFLDGGANDIIQVSATVLIIGAAFFILAPSVAWMALSPMPFILWGSFAYQRLLAPRYADVREKVGFLNSRLSNNISGITTIKSFTSEAYEASRLELDSDAYRRSNRKAITLSAAFVPLIRMLILVGFTALLLYGGMAAVSGTMSVGTYSVLVFLIQRLLWPLTRLGETFDQYQRAMASTNRVMNLLDTPIAIHTGNVALPVNEVRGEVQFKNVYFAYKDRFPVIKNLSLDIPAGKTIAIVGSTGSGKSTLVKLLLRLYEVQTGSITLDGIDLQSLNLQDLRRCIGLVSQDVFLFHGTVAENIAYGSFETTEQEILTAAKIAEAHEFIVELPEGYETIVGERGQKLSGGQRQRIAIARAVLKNPPILILDEATSAVDNETEAAIQRSLERITVDRTTIAIAHRLSTIRNADCIYVMEHGKLVESGTHEQLLEKDGIYSGLWRVQSGLR
- the ccmS gene encoding beta-carboxysome assembly chaperone CcmS, with the protein product MFFGNSQPEPGDNKWRRQLDKFVKANQQELAALFWGLWLANGDSQGTVGIDLQPTPHFVYCPKEQIENLNNKVDNRLQEILGIVENHKPDVEVVMIGIGKGEIKLIQFAPEPAPPICFEQAGKDVDGLLDVLEERMREEIVF
- a CDS encoding folate/biopterin family MFS transporter, which codes for MVDQLSGLSKVKDSITQKLFLGNEPNAELIAILTVYFVQGILGLSRLAVSFFLKDELLLSPVQVSALLGIVFLPWMIKPVFGFISDGLPIFGYRRRPYLILSGILGTASWISLATIVHTSWAATLAIALGSLSVAMSDVIVDSLVVERARGESQAKAGSLQSLCWGASAIGGLITAYFSGLLLQYFTTRTVFGITALFPLIVSGVAWLIAESPVSKDAQDSNQTNSLPIKHQLGQLRQAISQKTIWLPTAFIFIWQATPNADSAFFYFTTNELHFEPEFLGRVNLVGSFASLAGVWIFQRFLKSIPFRVIFAWSTVLSSILGMTMLLLVTHTNRLLGIDDHWFSLGDSLILTVMGKIAFMQVMVLAARLCPSGVEATLFALLMSVFNSAGTVSHAFGALITYWLGITATNFDSLWLLVVITNLSTLLPLPFIKWLPAADEQTETLKNEEKSFSPDLMSELVLREPKSEILE